The nucleotide window ATCCGTGTTCATCCGTTGCTTAATATGTCTCCCGTTCTTCCTAGTCGCAAACCCGTCAAATCCCCATCTTCATCCGCCCAGGTGGGCGCTCCCCCGGTTACCGCCAGAGCGGATCATTTACCGGCCAATCTGTGCCTATTTCTCTTCACCCGCCATGGCCGCCAGTTTTGCAAGCCCCGCGCGAATGCGTATCAGCCGCCGGGACAGAAGTTGGAGTGGCTTGGACCCGGTCGCAGCTGCCCGTCTTCTGTACAACTCAATCCCCCGGCAGGCAGCCTCCACGGCAGCGCATAGCGCAGCTAACCCCGCCGGATCATCCGTGGGCATCTGCTGCATCGCCTGGGGCAGCGGCATCTGGTAGCGTGGATGCATCCGCGCCGCGTGAAACTCCCGCTGCAGATCCTGCTGCGTGACCTCCACATACAGCAAAGTCATATTCGCGTTGTGATGCCCCAGTAACTTCATCAGCGCCGGCAAACTCACTCCGGCCCGCAACATCGTCGTGGCGTATGTATGCCGCAACTGATGCGGAACCACGCGCGCCTCAATCCCCACCGCCGCGGCATCGGTGTGCAGTGTTTCCCGCAAGCGATGGAGTAACGCCGCCCGCCCTCCCGGCCGCGGCAACAGATACCGCTCTTCGGCTCCCGGCGGCAACGTGCGCAGAAAACACAACCGTTCCACCAACACTCGCACCTGGTCATCCACCGGAACCCAGCGCTCGCTTTGCGGCTTGCCGTGCGGAACATGCAAGCTCCACCGGTTGTCCCCCAAATGACGCAGACAATCCGCCCGCAGATCGGCACATTCCCCAATCCGCATGCCCGTCAAACGCTGGAGCAGTAATGCGCAACGCAACAGATCGGTCGCCTCGCGCCAACGGCTCTGCAAACGTGCGTCATCCTCCGGGCTCAGCGGACGCGGCAAGCGATGCTCGCGCCGCGGAACATCCGAGCCGCGCAGCAACCCGTTCACCGGCGGCTGCGGCAGTTCCGCCAGCATGTCGAGCAGATTTCGCAATTCGATCACATGGCTAGCGCGAGTGCTGTTCTGCAGCGGCTCACCTCTGAGCGTGCGCCGTTTCCACAAATACTCCAGCCATCCCAGCAGATGTGGATCACGCCGTAACTGCGCCGGCTTACTCACCTCGGGAAAGCTTTGCCGCAAATAGTCCAAAAACAGCCGGACGGCACGTTGATAGTGCCTCATCGTGGCAGGCTGCAGCGTCGTTGCCAGCAGCCGCAGACACGATTCAAGCGCACTCTCCAGCGTCTGTGCCGGTACTTTCATGAACGTGACTCTTTCATGGCTCGGCGATCCTCGGCGGCCCCGTCTGCCTGGCCACTGCCCGCGCATATTCCTCATACACGTCTTGCGGGCTGATCTGGATATAGAGCATCGTCGTCTCGATGTTGGCGTGCCCCATCAAACGCTGCAGCGCCGGCAAACTCACCCCGGCGCGGATCATGTCGCTGCCAAAGTTGTGCCGGAACCGGTGCGGGTTCGCCTTCGCCACCCGCGAGATCACCCGGTGATAGCGGAACAGACGCCGCAACCCGGCCCGCGTCATCGCCTTCCCGCGCGCCTTCCCCTTGAGACTGACAAACACATGCGCGTCGTTGGTCAGCGGACGCTCCGTCTTCAGGTAGCAATCCAACAAACGAGTGGTTTCCGGCGGCAAC belongs to Acidobacteriota bacterium and includes:
- a CDS encoding tyrosine-type recombinase/integrase, yielding MKVPAQTLESALESCLRLLATTLQPATMRHYQRAVRLFLDYLRQSFPEVSKPAQLRRDPHLLGWLEYLWKRRTLRGEPLQNSTRASHVIELRNLLDMLAELPQPPVNGLLRGSDVPRREHRLPRPLSPEDDARLQSRWREATDLLRCALLLQRLTGMRIGECADLRADCLRHLGDNRWSLHVPHGKPQSERWVPVDDQVRVLVERLCFLRTLPPGAEERYLLPRPGGRAALLHRLRETLHTDAAAVGIEARVVPHQLRHTYATTMLRAGVSLPALMKLLGHHNANMTLLYVEVTQQDLQREFHAARMHPRYQMPLPQAMQQMPTDDPAGLAALCAAVEAACRGIELYRRRAAATGSKPLQLLSRRLIRIRAGLAKLAAMAGEEK